One genomic region from Gemmatimonadota bacterium encodes:
- a CDS encoding anion permease: protein MLSAERGAVQTAGASGPDAGAPGARARPGSGGEGTGGGGSARRRRLSLALGAALFLIVLAAPLPAAVSAGAQRAAAVALLMAAWWMTEALPVAATALLPLALFPLLGVLTPTAAAAPYANPVIFLFMGGFLLALAMQRWGLHLRVALLV, encoded by the coding sequence ATGCTATCGGCGGAGCGTGGCGCCGTCCAGACTGCGGGGGCCTCCGGCCCGGACGCTGGTGCGCCGGGCGCGCGGGCACGGCCCGGTTCGGGCGGAGAGGGCACCGGTGGCGGGGGCAGCGCCCGCAGGCGCAGGCTGAGCCTGGCGCTGGGTGCAGCGCTCTTTCTGATCGTGCTGGCGGCGCCTCTGCCGGCAGCCGTCTCGGCGGGCGCCCAGCGGGCGGCGGCCGTAGCCTTGCTCATGGCCGCCTGGTGGATGACGGAAGCGTTGCCGGTGGCGGCCACGGCGCTGCTGCCGCTGGCCTTGTTCCCGCTGCTGGGCGTGCTCACCCCCACGGCCGCCGCCGCGCCCTACGCGAATCCGGTCATCTTCCTCTTCATGGGCGGCTTCCTGCTCGCCCTGGCCATGCAGCGCTGGGGGCTGCACCTGCGAGTGGCGCTGCTGGTC